From the genome of Spinacia oleracea cultivar Varoflay chromosome 2, BTI_SOV_V1, whole genome shotgun sequence, one region includes:
- the LOC130459075 gene encoding pentatricopeptide repeat-containing protein At1g61870, mitochondrial — MAASSLRRALATKPNSPLFQSSQLSSFSTTTTVSPPFSSFRAAQSTIVTESNPKKIADTLLSQSSFSAFTRYRPIYPYAVRKLARADRCDLVETVIADFLTKKNKVSEGFVLRFIMLYSEAGMTDSALRLFNDYAPQFRTSEKPFCAVLTAMLNNSKFDEFHEVFDSAPEKMSVSPSVKAYNLKLRAYCEAGKVELAEELLVEKMERDFGVLPDIHSYNVMLGAYLKGKDWAKFDEKLKEVLKRGLESNVTTYKHMIVRLCKDKQCARAMELLNEMVSKGVKPNAACYNWIIYGFCRLGALDSAKMGLERMISDGNVPPSSLTYYTLFRHLVQQGEFLSALDTCKVILKKKWVPPFEAMEGLVKGLVEISKKKEACKVVKKMKKRLRGPALDSWGKIEAAISW, encoded by the coding sequence ATGGCGGCTTCTTCACTGCGCAGAGCACTCGCAACTAAACCAAACTCACCCCTCTTTCAATCATCCCAACTCTCTTCcttctccaccaccaccactgtcTCACCTCCCTTCTCCTCATTCCGTGCAGCTCAATCCACCATTGTCACTGAATCAAACCCCAAAAAGATCGCCGATACCCTCCTCTCCCAATCCTCCTTCTCCGCCTTCACCCGCTACCGCCCCATCTACCCCTATGCCGTCCGCAAGCTCGCCCGCGCCGATCGATGCGACCTCGTCGAAACCGTAATCGCCGACTTCCTCACAAAGAAGAACAAGGTTTCCGAGGGGTTTGTGCTCCGGTTCATCATGCTTTACTCAGAGGCTGGTATGACAGACTCTGCCCTTCGCTTATTTAATGATTATGCCCCTCAATTTCGTACTAGTGAAAAACCCTTTTGTGCTGTTCTTACTGCAATGCTCAACAATTCTAAATTTGATGAGTTTCATGAAGTTTTCGATAGTGCCCCGGAGAAAATGTCGGTTTCGCCTAGTGTTAAGGCGTATAATTTGAAATTGAGGGCGTATTGTGAGGCAGGGAAGGTGGAGTTGGCGGAGGAGTTGTTGGTGGAAAAAATGGAGAGGGATTTTGGGGTTTTGCCCGATATTCATTCCTATAATGTTATGTTGGGGGCTTATTTGAAGGGGAAGGATTGGGCTAAATTTGATGAGAAGTTGAAAGAGGTTTTAAAGAGGGGTTTGGAGAGTAATGTGACTACTTATAAGCATATGATTGTGAGGCTGTGCAAGGATAAACAGTGCGCTCGAGCTATGGAGTTGTTGAATGAGATGGTGTCTAAAGGTGTTAAGCCGAATGCGGCTTGTTATAACTGGATTATTTATGGATTCTGTAGGTTAGGAGCTTTAGATTCCGCAAAAATGGGGTTGGAGAGGATGATTAGTGATGGGAATGTTCCACCGtcttcgttgacatattatacTTTGTTTAGGCATCTAGTGCAACAAGGAGAGTTCCTTTCAGCACTGGATACGTGTAAGGTTATTTTGAAGAAGAAATGGGTGCCTCCATTTGAGGCAATGGAAGGTCTTGTCAAGGGTTTGGTTGAGATTTCCAAGAAAAAGGAGGCATGTAAGGTGGttaagaagatgaagaagagacTACGAGGACCTGCTTTGGACTCATGGGGGAAGATTGAAGCTGCTATTTCCTGGTAG